The Medicago truncatula cultivar Jemalong A17 chromosome 7, MtrunA17r5.0-ANR, whole genome shotgun sequence genome includes the window CAAAGATGAAATGTAATTTAGTCATGGTTTATAGTACATATGATCTGTATCACTGTGATTTTGGTTTGCAGTAGCTTATCTGCTTGACCAgacgaaaattaaaatttagaagACAATGTTATCATATTGTTTGTGATGAATGAAATATTAAGAGTAAAAAATAGCTAGTGTTAATATTGCACCACTGTTTCATTGTCATTTAAATATTGAACTATTGCTTAATTGTTTGACACTGAGAGATCAGTGTCAAAAAGAGAGATGAAAGATAGAAAGGGGAAGATAGAGAGAATGAGATACATGAGTGATGGCCATGAATATTGAAGGACCATCAATTGTTACTAATGCAACCTGCTCAAATTAGTGAACTCATTCATACAAGTAGTCCATTTACAAATAAGTAGCAGGATCAGAGACCAAATTGCTTATGAAGAGGTGCAGAAGCtgttttctaaattttagttCATTGAAATGAGCATATTCTTAGTTTAGTCCCTTTTAAATTGCCATTTTTAATCCCCTAAAGCATGGAAAATAGTTAATGTTGGATTATaggtttgaaaataataaatacagtAATAATTTATATACAGCTTGCCCTGTGGATTAACATAATAACATGCACtatcaaaccaaaaaacaagataaaagccACAATACTTATATTCTAACATTGGCAATGAAATTGAGCTAAGAACATGTGCAAAATATATCAGGATGTttaaaacaatgaaattcaTAGGTATCATCATATATGGAAGACAAAAGTTTGGTCAGTCCATCCATCTGGCACTGATACAAATGATATTATCATCTACAAACAAATCTACCATTTATTTCCTTATCCCCAAAacccagaagaagaaaaaaggtaaACACCATGAGTGATATTGTTCCATTTATATTATCCTTGCCTTCTCAAGTGCCTTGCATAATAAACCATAACCTGTTCTTCCAAACTGCAAAAATGCAATGTTAATCCTTCCCATGGTAAACTAATTCCAATCAAGTTATTATTTCACCCTAATTTAGCACTTTATTTCCCTCAATTTTTCctaacaaaaagagaaaaacataaaCCAATGACTATTGATATCTACCTCTAATAAATTATGTTGGTTAATTAATTCTTTCTACGTTTTGTTATAGATCTAGCGGACTTACAGTTGCTGCACCGTATTCAAAGTTTCAACCGtcattttcaatcttcaaagtAATGAGAAGTTGGACGATAGAGATCGTAAGGTGCCCAAAGATGATCAACGGAACAAGGATTCCTCGAATCCAACCTTAACCAAGGTTTACCCTTCCCACTCCAATGAAGCAAACTAACAGGCCCAGGATGAAGACTCCTACATTTACCTTCAATATTGTCCCCTCCTAAACCATGTTGATTCCACCTATGATCCACACCCTTTATCTCCCCAGccaaaacaagaagaaaaggaGGCAAAGAACCCAAATGATAAATCCTCCTATGCTTCTGCACTCTCATCCACTCTTCCACCTTTTGTGTATACCTCCCTTCCCTCCATTTTTCAACATCCACAATCATAACACCTGTGTTGAAATAACAAGGATTCCGACCATGAAATGCACGTGGAAGTTCTGGGTCCGACCAAAACATATCGGTGAAATACCTTGTGAAATTCGCATGACAATATTCTGGTGCAGCCACTACCTTGCCACCCAAGTCAACTTCCCAAAGCTTTGCaatgtcatcaacaacaacaagatcaGAGTCAAGGTACAAGACTCGCTTAACATGACCCTCTATAATATCAGAAATATATATTCTTGCATAGTTTAGAGGCTGGTCCAAGGCCTGGCGAATGGATTTGGAGATTTTTTCACGTACCCTACTTGATTCAAATCGATATATCTTGAACTTGAGGTATGGAAATGTGGATTTGATGGCGTAATAGACCTCAGGTTCAAACGTTGCCCAAAGAAAATGGAAATCCACATTTTCAGGACATGTTGAGTGTTGTAAGATGGAGAGAATGGCTCCCATTGTACCTCTTAGATAGTTTGAGTCAAGTGTCATGGCAATGTGTATTCTTTCTTGGTTGCACGCATCACCGTTGCGAAAGGAAGGGGCTTCTCTAAAGGTGATGGGCTTTAGGATTATGTTGACGTGCATGTCGCCGGTGGTGGCGCTGACATGGCAAAGGTTGAGGAGGAGAAGGAGAAAGGGAAGAAGAGACAGGAGGAGGAAGGGGAGTTTGGCATGTTGCCATGTTGGGTTCCAAAACTCCATCCTTCCTGCCCCCTAATGTTGAAAAAATGAGGGTAAAGTCAAGGAGGAGGCATTCTTAATTTTTGTGAGGCTAGGTTGAGAACGAAGATGAAAAAAGAAGGTTGGGAATGATTGAGGGAAATGGGAGGATGGAGCTTGGTGGGATTAATTGTAGGGAAGAGAATGATTAAGTCACGACTTGAGGCTTCCTATATTAGAGACATCAATATTTTTCTTGGATGGTaataaaattacacaatttgtcaaaaaaaaaaaaaaaaagtatataaaatgattttttttttgttgaagggaaagtatataaaatgatgttaacaaattacttttaaatggtaaaaaatacAATTGATACTATACGAAaacttttgacttttttttggaaaatagttttatatttttgttctttaaaaaaggAGAATACCGGTTGTATaacatttttattgaataaattagtCAACTTTGTCTCTGAATGTGTAACGAATAACCACAATAATCttttaatatatcaaaattttaaaataatcaatgatTATGCATTATGTTAATCAAAAtagtactccatccgtttcaaaatgagtgtcgttttagctaaaacaaaaaattcaaaatgaacgtcactttcagtttccaatgcaataataactttttcttttcaattttaccctccAATTAATACTCTGCacactacttccaaaatattacttttaaaactaaccaatagttaataaggataatttggtaaaataatcattctctttcttttaatcattgtatttcttaatatgtgtgtaaacacataaaatgacactcattttaaaacggagtgAGTATCTTACATTAAAATACTCTGTTAATATTATCTATcaatcatttaatatatttactTGTTATCATATCGGTTCTTATAAACATTTCCTTATATTAGccaaatatgaaaagaaaaaaaaattgattaacaaAATGCATAATGAAAGGGCAATTTCTATGGTACTCCAAACAAAATTGAGTGTTTTGGTACTCTCAAATGTTTAACCAATAGAAAATAGTCATTTCAATTAAATGATCCATGTCAGCATTATTAAATATTGACTTATGAAAAGAGTTTTGGTACACTTGTCTATTCAATTTAACTCCCCAGAAATTgtacaaattattatttcagtcaagtaattaattaattttttaatcaaaacaaagCCAAATCATTAACCGCCATCACAATTTTCTCTCCAACCTTCATCATCTCAAACATAACAACACAAAACTTCATCTATGTACCAATTTCATCTCAAACATCTTTGAACAAAACTTCATTTATGTTCCTTTGTTTCTTTCTCTCCATTAATTTTGCTTGAAATACTAGTACTGGATTTTAAATGGAAAATTGATGGCATGGCTTTCTTGTGTGAccttttttcttgtattttcatggtacaattttatgttttttttatttgtttttctatcAGTATTTTCAAATATACCTGATTTCTGCTTTGCATTATAAATAAGGGAAGTTACGTGATCGTGATCCACAatgtttttctttaattcaaAGTTAATGTTAGAGCCAATTGTTTCATGACATGGGTTAGTTTAAAGTGTAATCTTCATATTTGGGATGAAATAATTGGGATGAAGGAGTAGAAGAATGGAGTTcaaccagtggcggagccaccTACAAGTCAGGGGATGCACATGCATACCTCAACTTTAGAAAAATGCACCAATAATCCATTTTTTTCACTATGAACCCCCTGTGTTTTTTTGATTGCATACCCTCAACTTTTTTTGCACTTTCAACTCACTCATTTTTATGGATCAACCTCTCTCtacatttttatgattttctttttttcctggTGTGGATCAACCCCTGCATTGTTTTGGTGTGTTGTGAATCATGgtgatgaaatattttaatcatGCTTGAAGTCTTACTCTACAACTTAAAGTTATAGCATGTAGTTGCCCTCTTGGAAGTTGCGTAATTTGCTCAGAAAATTATAGTTGCTTAGAGCATTTACATTGGTAGGATCTTTACTATTTAAGACCCGATACCTAATAGGTACTTcaagtgaaaaaagaaaattggagGTCTCTTAAGACACATGGTCTCACTTAAGACCCCCAATCTTAAGTGGATCCCACAccacttttcaataaaataatcattatttgaGGTGCTTttcaataataaatagttattagTTGGACCCATTTAGACTTTTTGATGGAGGATCTCCATTGGAGTGGTTGAGTACCTATTagatactattattaaaaaataaaaaaaatgatgtgtccACGTGGGACCCGTTTAAGACTTCAAATGTGAGGGTCTCCATTGTGGAGCTTATTTGTAATAAACTATTAATCCACTTCTATCTActttttttgtattgtttttgttcttcctttcaaCACATGATTGAGTGAGTTCTATCCAACCATTGATATGAGGTGGATATAGAGTTGCTTACTATGTTGTGTGTTTGGACCTAGatcaatgaaatatttattaatcgaagtaaaaaaaattgaaccccTCATCCAGGGTCCGGACAACGCCACTAAGTTCAACGATTGAAATTTATTATctattaaatcaaattaaaatgaattatatcataaaataaaagccTCAAAGTGCAAAACTCACAAGTTTGGTGGTGCTAATTCTATAATCTACTCAAACTTACTTGTTCCATGCTGTCAAAAAACTATTCGTCATTTTAATTTGGAGTATTGgatatgtataaatatttggGTGTACAGTAGAAAGGAGAACAATGATGATCTAagacttttaaaattttaacatacaataatatttttggggatcttctacggtacactcacaaaatgaggtgtacTGATACTctttattcataattttataaattaacgatcattttttatgaaataaataactatttgtcaatatttatattttatagaacatcatttcattgtttataagaatcatagtaattttttttttacgtattatcgtaaaatataatcaaagttATCAATTATGAGtgctaaaaattcaaaaaaaaaaattaattttattttgttaacacttttgatgaataagaaagatttagttattataaatataaatgatataaaataatatttttcttcaaaacacaacttatttaatcattaatttaaaaagtaagTCTATCCATATACTTAAATATATTGgatgtaccataaaatttgagTTATTTTTTAAGGTTAGTTTCAAAATAGAAAGGAGAACAATGATGATCTAAGATTTGTTGTACTTTCAAAATTTAGTTGTAGATACGTACGTGAATCTCATCGTTGTGGGACCCTCATAATCTTCATCctcatcatttatttttatttcattactcttttcaatttcttattcCAATCTCTTCATTCAACCATTTCTCAATGAATTTCTTCAAAACCGTTTTCTCCGACGACCCGGACCCATCAGGATCCGAAACAAATACCGCTTCCTCCAGCGACTCGCTAAACGTGCCGTTCAATCCCACCGCCGCGTGGAAGAACATCGGCAACCTAATCAAAACCGTCGGCGAAAAATCCGAATCCGTCATCGAAATATACCGTCGTGATCTTCATGAATTCGGCACAGGTTTGCAGAAGGAGATAGAAGTCGCACACGACTCTCTCGAAACCGTTGGACACGTCATCGACCAATTCGGAAACACCGTGATTAAAGGAACGGCTCAGATCATATCTCAAAGCAAAGACGCAATCCTTGAATCAGAATCTGagtcgaagaagaagaagagggttAAAAAACAGAGTAGTTTGAATTCGAAGCTGTATAGTAGATTTGATGCTCAAATTCATGCAATTCAAGGTGATTCTGATACTTATACAGAAGAACCTTTTGATTTGGAGCGGTATAATAAGTGGAAATTGGAGTTTTCGTTGGAAGGGAAAAAGGATGAAATGGAAAAGTTGTTAAGAGAGAATGTTGAAATGGAGAGTGTTTATAGAAGGTTGGTTCCTAATGTTGTTGATAGGGAAACTTTTTGGTTGAGGTATTATTATAAGGTTTATAAGGTTAAGAAAGCTGAGGATGTTAGGGCGAAGCTCGTGAAACGAATGTCGAGGGAAGAGGATGAGGAGTTGAGCTGGGATGTTGAAGATGAGGAGTATGAAGATGATGACTTTGATGATAAGAGATTGAATAATGTGGAAGAAGTGGATGATTTTCAAGGGGAAGAGTCTAAGGTTGAAAAAAGAGATAGTTTATTGCAAAACAAGATGATGGAGGAATCAAAAGTTGATGAGAATTTGGAGGTTGTTCAAGAGAAGGGTGATCGAAGCCAAGTGGATAAAGTGAAGGATTCTGCGGCTGTTGCTGATAAGAAAGTGACAATGGAGAAGAATGCTGGGGATGGAAAGACTTCACAGGTGGTAAGTGAAAACTCCAAGCAGGAGGGGGAGAAAGAGCTTGAGTGGGATGAGATTGAGGATCTTGGTAGCAATGAGGAAAAGAAGGCAATGGGATTGGGCAGTGGTAGCCCAAGCAAAATTGATTTGCGAAAGCGTTTGAGTTCCGCGGCAGAGGAAGAAGATTTGAGTTGGGatattgaagatgatgatgagcCTGCCAAGGCTTGAGATTGATTATATATACATGTAAGTGTGCTTTTGGCAACAGAAATTTAGCTTTccgttgttttatttttatatatatttgtatagaTTTCTTAGAAGTAGTTATCTCATTGTTCAACATCTTGAATGATGTCAAGTAATTGTATGAAAAAACAATTGTCTTTATAGACATCTCtcttctctttaattttttgtcaaatgtTACTAGTTATTTCAACTAGGTTGACAACTTatgattctttaattttttgacaCAGAAATGTCTTCAAAATTACAATGATCTGCTAGGTATTTCTACTTCCAATTTATGTTTCTTTAACTTGAAGACTTATGAATCATATCCTTTATGGGTGGCCAATTACATGTATTTAATCATATGAGAATCAGAGATTGTGATTTAGCTATCTATTCCATAAGCTTCTTATTGCATCAAATAatacaactaaaaaaaaaaaaaaaacttatagcaTTAATATGCAAGTAGATGGCCAGTTTTTTGTAGTGTGCGACATTTAACCCAGGAATATATACTTCATTGCAGACAAAATAAACAGAAAATGGATATTTTAATTGCGATTGAGACTGATACAGCAGGTAACCATCGAGAATAGAAATGACAACTCATGCTCTCAAGTTTATATAATAATACACCCGGTTTGGTGGTGATGGCTTGTGACCTTGGAGTGTACTCTCTCAAGGTCTCAAGTTTGATTTTCCTTGGTGCCGCCAATTCAGTGGGCTAGTTTGGCTTCTTCAAAAGaaagtttataaaataataataatcacaatATTCCATCAAACCAATCCTCACATATAACCACAAGTAAATGCTGTAACCACgagtttataaaataaaaatataaataaccaATCCATTCATACAAAATTCTACCCTTTGATGTTAATTCACATTTGCCAAACTAGGAAGCTAACCTCTCCAGATCCTATAAGCTGATCGGAACCCAAAATAAACTATTTGTGAACACTCGAGTCTATGTTATCTAAAAGCAACTACAAGGAAAAATGTGAAATGGATGAAAGGAACTGTTCTGGCAGCACCTGGGCACGTTTGTACAACAAAATAGATTACCGCAGAGCACATAACTGAGTTCTGAAAGCCCCTTACTTGATTCAGATTCCTCTAAACGCAAGGCTGCTCTGAGTCTGAAATCATAGCTCAACAGTAATTGTGGGTTCAGTAGTAGAGTCTTCCTTGTGTGACTCAACATGGGAAGGTAATGCCATAACCCGTCCTTTATGGGCACGCGGTGGAAGATACCTTGGCTGTTTTTTTGGTTGCCCCTTCCAAGGCAGGAAAACTCCAGTCCCGCCACAAGGAAGGTTACTGGGATTCATTGTCATAGGGTGCATAGGAGTTAGCATGACCACTGGAGCACCAAATAACCCCCATTTGGGCATCATGTCCATAGCCTCATAGCAACTTAGTGATCCATTTGGCAAAGCAAGTGGACTGGGAGTGCTGGGTTGCCAAAGAGTCATTGCAGACGTTGTCGTTGGAGGACTTGTTGATTGGCCTTGATAGTTGTCTCCTCTCACTCTAAAGAAGGTGATGCTCACCCTCTTGTTAGTGGATGGACGCATCACATGGCTTGCCATGTCAGCACTGTTTCCTTTCATCACTAAAAGAGACCTGCAAGGTATTCCATTAACTAATCATGTTCTGTAAGATACCCATTTTTGctgaaaaaaaagaaggaacaaaaattgaaaataatttaaactaTATTTACTAAAACAACAATGATGTCAGAGTTAAATGCTACAAATGGAAAACTGTCACTACTGTAATAAGATATGTTAACTAAGGCAATCCTATAACTACTTATTGACACAAGCTTCTAAAATGGGTTGAAATCACTTATCAGAAACCCAAGACTTTTAACATGGAGGAACTTAAAGCTTACTGAAAAGGGAGAGCTTGACCACTTTAAAAACATTATGTGAGCGTGACTTACATGAAAAAAAAGATACTTATAGGAAAATTAAGCTTTCCAATATCAGAGTGGAGAATTCTAATATGACCTTGTGCAACTGCTGATTCTGAAAACTTGAAACTAGGTGTCATTTCTGCTATCTAGCAACTGATATTTACTTTACTAGACAAAAGCAAGATTTTTTTGTCTCCCTAGTGTCTACAATCTATACAAACACATAGTTTGAATCTCATCCTCTAAAAATCTTGGATAGCTGCAATTCACAATTTTAGATTATTCACTTGCATAATGTCGAGTAAATGATGAAGATATTCTGCTTTTGTATCAAGCAATGTTACTagtatctttaaaataaaatggaagatgAGTGTTAAAATGAATGGAAGTTCTTTGATACATACCCTTGCTTCAAAGAGAGCATGAGTGGACCTTTGTAATTCCCATCATTTTCACTCATAAGAATACGCCCAAAAGCCATTGTAGATTCTGAGAGAAGAAGGGTAGATAGAGGTTGATCCACATGTGGTGGTTTGAAGAATGGCTGAGAAAACTCCCCCTGCAAATTACAAAATTGTATAGGCATTACTAGACAATTACTTCATTGCACAAAACAGTTATCACAACAACTTTCTGGGTTTTGACTAATCAAGAAGCGTGAACAATTTACCTCATCAAAGAAGTTGATGATGCAACCATTTGGCCTTTTGTTATCCCAAATTATTTGCCACTGAATTAGGTGATCAATGACACCTTCGAGAAGAGGTGGAATTGGCTCAATATTGCCTGTAAACAAAAACAGACAAAAAACAGAATTTTATGCTATTCTCATAATTTAAAGTCATTGTTTGCAATGCATGTGATTACAAGAACCAGATTATAGTTTTGTCAAGGTGAAGGAAGACTGTCAAATCTTCAGTATAATGACTTCTTCTTACTTTTGGTATTGTCTTTTATCTGCCCAAATAGGGGAACACCTAACTGAATCATCTCTCTCTTGTTCCCCTTCACCTGTTTGTTATATAGTATAAAAGTTTCACCTGCATTTTATTCAATAAGATTTTGTTAATGGCTGTAGACAATATAGGGCATTAGATTGTAATCGTTATCTCGAAATAGTCTTGTTATCGGtaacaaaatcaaatacaaGCCCTCAAACTCTCAATCCAATATTAAGGATAACACAGTGTAGTACTAAATTgttgatttataaaataaattaaaagaagtTTTTTCCTTTGTATAAGTTCCCGATCCCTACATTAAAACCTGCAAAATTCACCTGGAAGTTCCCCATTCTGGCCAGCAGCATGGATCTCTTTCACAAAATCAGTCAGCTTGCAGAGTTGTGATTCAGAAAAAACGTCCTCATACAACCTCAATCCTTTCACAGCATTCACCTGCTAATTGCAATAACCCATCAATGAACAATATCCAACTGCTTCTTCATCCCAAAAAACTACTGAATTCAGCTCTATAAATCCTATCTATATTAAAAACATCACATTTGAGTTCACAAACAAAAGAACTTGCCGGATGCCCTTTCACAAACTCCTTTGCTGTGAAATTTTTTATGCACCTTAACTGCAAATGACGTCCTTCACATTCTTCATGATTTGAACATATACTGTTGTTCATAAAACTATGTTGCACTTCCTGAGATCCTGTGCATCAGACCAAAAAAAATCGATGCAAATTtcattattcaatcaaagaggACGATCGATTGACTTCATCCAATGCATAATTTCACCATCTTAGCACATGTTTTTGCAGGGTgattgttaaaaatatattgcCGTCTTGCAAAAACCAGTTTGATTTACTACCAGTACCTAATGTCCCCACTCCACAGTCCAGTTAAGACAGTGACAAATTGAGCAGGCCATTGCAAAAAACAAAACGTTACATGGTAGCAACAATACATGTCCCCAATTAGGTGAATCCATCCAGCTACTAAAAACatttctttgttctttcttttaattttaaaatcatgaaACTACATTTTTTAGTGTAGCAAAATTGGGTTCTCTAATTTCCTAACCATTTTATTCATTGGATCCTTCACCCATTAAAGCAGGAGCAAAACATGGTTGACCctgttgaattaaaattgagcAGGCTGTTGGTTTCATAGGGAATAGCATCAAATTTGTCAAAACCCCCAACTACCCACTCACCCAGATTTGAACCGGCACGTGATGCGATCCCATTAGAGGGAATCACGTGACGTCAACTACAACAGCAGCAAGCAATCAGGCTCTGTTGTTTACGCCGCCGGTGTAATAAAATCAATGCACACATCTCTAGATGTTTTCTACTACATCAACGTTGTATTATTCGACCCTGGTCCTGCCTCCAACAACTAACCGTACCATAACACCAAATATAACCAACAAAAATACTGTACAAAAGTGCATTTAAAATGAATTATCAACCATGTTTTCTGCGAGCAATATTTTTTGTATGAAAACAAACaccttttgtgatgttttttgtgATGCCTAACTACTCATGTATTGGAAATTACAAAGAGTCTTGGAAATGAAATTAATCAAAAACGTTGAACGACTTCTGCGCTCTACCATTGTGCAACAGATTTTGACTTCAAAGTTCATAgcaaaaatttagaaaattatttCTCGTGCCAAAAATTTGTTGTTCAATGTATTCGTGAAACAGTATGAttcttttagaattttttttaaagaactcaTCTACAAGCTATTAAGCACAAACATAGACACCAGACTTGATACGACAAGACAAGCCGCCGACATTTAAGTGATAGACATAACATGTATCCGACACCAGAACACATCTAATCCAATCCGATAAGTGTTCTCCTTCATAGTAGTAtaccaaaaaaaagtttaatgttTAATCTTTGGGTCATATTAACGAGCAAATATTCATTTTCCAAGCccattaaaaaattcataaagtaTGTGCTTGTGCCAAACCCAAGCTATTactccattaaaaaaaaaaaaaaaaattaaaaaaatcaactttcctgaggaaaaaagaaatttacaaatcagtatcaaattaaaaataacaaagcCAAAAGTGAAGCTTGAATCAAGAatactacttaaaaaaaaaaaaatcgttgtactATTCATTACCCGAATCAGTGATCTCACTGACCAGCGAATCATCTTCCACCGTCACCTCCGCCGGATCATCAACGCCGCCATTTCTGACACTTTCCACCACTTCCTCATCGATCTTCTTCACTCCTTCAACCGATTCAGTTTTGTTCTCAACAACCTTATGAAGCTCGAGAGTCACATCAGCAATAGAATGATACTTCTGCATCTGAATAACAGGGATCCAGTTGAACCGCCGCCGGTGTACGGCCGTAAAAGCTGAATCGTAATCGTTGGAGGATGGAGCAATCTGCGCAAGGTGACCACAGAGAGCATCAATGATCGCGTTGGCGGCGGCGAACTCGCCGTGAAACCAAGCAAGCATTGCATCTTTGGCGTAGGAATCAACAAAAGGCGGCGCTGGTTGAAACGGTGCCGTTTTGGGTTGATCCTTCCGTGATTCCTGGATAGCCGCCATGGTTAGTATTGAGTTcacaaagaaaaagagaaaagcgagagatagagagagaagaaagtgaGATTTTTTGGAGATGAATGAATGGGGTTTTAGTGTGTTTTTGTTAAACCTTTGAGAAATGAGTCACATGCATTGTAATAGATGGAGAAAGGGTTTAAGGAATTAAGGAAAGAGCGTTTTGAGTGAATGCCGTATTGTTGagttcttttcttcttttaaattctAACGTGGCACCCTTGCCACCtcacttctcttctcttggttgcCCATATCTCAATTATTAATTGTTCTTCAAGAAATCTCAATTATTAATTAGTTgtcaaattatcattttttttatcatcagaATTGATTACTCGTACTTTGTTTTTATCGGTTAAGATTCATacaaattttatcaaaattcagAGAATGTGTTAGAAATGTTAAGTTGTTAGATGTCTGATTTCAATGTATTGGATTCTACACTTTAGGTAAAATTTAATtgagtcaaaaaataataatattttcttcGGTTCTACATTTTAGGTAAAGTTTAATTGagtaaagaaaaagataatatttaaaatatttaaatgaagAACGAGGCTAAATATCACGATAATTTCACTCAAGAGATGAGTTATACTTTTCAATGAACCAGTTAAATCATCTCTTCGTTAGAAAACATGTTGAGTATACCATTAATATTGTGTCACATAAGTGATGTTTGTGTGAGTTAGATCTCcgtaaaaaatgtcatttttgcaaaattaaaaggaatatatatatatatatata containing:
- the LOC25499067 gene encoding probable galacturonosyltransferase-like 4; protein product: MTLDSNYLRGTMGAILSILQHSTCPENVDFHFLWATFEPEVYYAIKSTFPYLKFKIYRFESSRVREKISKSIRQALDQPLNYARIYISDIIEGHVKRVLYLDSDLVVVDDIAKLWEVDLGGKVVAAPEYCHANFTRYFTDMFWSDPELPRAFHGRNPCYFNTGVMIVDVEKWREGRYTQKVEEWMRVQKHRRIYHLGSLPPFLLVLAGEIKGVDHRWNQHGLGGDNIEGKCRSLHPGPVSLLHWSGKGKPWLRLDSRNPCSVDHLWAPYDLYRPTSHYFED
- the LOC25499068 gene encoding protein DOS2, with the translated sequence MNFFKTVFSDDPDPSGSETNTASSSDSLNVPFNPTAAWKNIGNLIKTVGEKSESVIEIYRRDLHEFGTGLQKEIEVAHDSLETVGHVIDQFGNTVIKGTAQIISQSKDAILESESESKKKKRVKKQSSLNSKLYSRFDAQIHAIQGDSDTYTEEPFDLERYNKWKLEFSLEGKKDEMEKLLRENVEMESVYRRLVPNVVDRETFWLRYYYKVYKVKKAEDVRAKLVKRMSREEDEELSWDVEDEEYEDDDFDDKRLNNVEEVDDFQGEESKVEKRDSLLQNKMMEESKVDENLEVVQEKGDRSQVDKVKDSAAVADKKVTMEKNAGDGKTSQVVSENSKQEGEKELEWDEIEDLGSNEEKKAMGLGSGSPSKIDLRKRLSSAAEEEDLSWDIEDDDEPAKA
- the LOC25499069 gene encoding RNA demethylase ALKBH10B, which translates into the protein MAAIQESRKDQPKTAPFQPAPPFVDSYAKDAMLAWFHGEFAAANAIIDALCGHLAQIAPSSNDYDSAFTAVHRRRFNWIPVIQMQKYHSIADVTLELHKVVENKTESVEGVKKIDEEVVESVRNGGVDDPAEVTVEDDSLVSEITDSGSQEVQHSFMNNSICSNHEECEGRHLQLRCIKNFTAKEFVKGHPVNAVKGLRLYEDVFSESQLCKLTDFVKEIHAAGQNGELPGETFILYNKQVKGNKREMIQLGVPLFGQIKDNTKSNIEPIPPLLEGVIDHLIQWQIIWDNKRPNGCIINFFDEGEFSQPFFKPPHVDQPLSTLLLSESTMAFGRILMSENDGNYKGPLMLSLKQGSLLVMKGNSADMASHVMRPSTNKRVSITFFRVRGDNYQGQSTSPPTTTSAMTLWQPSTPSPLALPNGSLSCYEAMDMMPKWGLFGAPVVMLTPMHPMTMNPSNLPCGGTGVFLPWKGQPKKQPRYLPPRAHKGRVMALPSHVESHKEDSTTEPTITVEL